In one window of Photobacterium leiognathi DNA:
- the aceE gene encoding pyruvate dehydrogenase (acetyl-transferring), homodimeric type: MSEVMKNDVDVLETQDWLEALESVVREEGVERAQFLLETVLEKARLDGVDMPTGITTNYINTIPAAQEPAYPGDVTLERRIRSIIRWNAIMIVLRASKKDLDLGDYMASYQSASAFYEVCFNHFFRAPNDVDGGDLVYYQGHISPGIYSRAFVEGRLTEEQLDNFRQEVDGKGIPSYPHPKLMPEFWQFPTVSMGLGPISAIYQARFLKYLEGRGLKDTSAQRVYAFLGDGEMDEPESRGAISFAAREKLDNLCFLINCNLQRLDGPVMGNGKIIQELEGLFKGAGWNVVKVIWGNNWDALLAKDTSGKLLQLMNETIDGDYQTFKSKDGAYVREHFFGKYPETAALVSDMTDEQIFELKRGGHDSSKLFAAFNNAKETSGKPTVILAKTVKGYGMGEAAEGKNIAHGVKKMDMTHVQYLRDRLGLQDLISDEEIKSLPYLKLEEGSAEFNYLHARRDALHGYTPKRNPKFTQEFQVPELEAFAPLLTEQKREISTTMAYVRALNILLKDKAIGKNIVPIICDEARTFGMEGLFRQVGIYNPEGQTYTPEDKGIVSFYKEATSGQVLQEGINELGSMASWVAAATSYSTNDLPMIPFYIYYSMFGFQRIGDMAWLAGDQQARGFLLGATAGRTTLNGEGLQHEDGHSHILANTVPNCVSYDPTFAYELAVIMQDGIRRMYGENQENIYYYLTVMNENYAMPAMPEGAEEGIRKGIYKLESHAGDKAKVQLMSSGTIMNEVRKAAEILSAEYGVASDVYSVTSFNELTRDGQDCERYNMLHPTAEKKVPYLTTAMGSEPAIAATDYMKNYAEQVRAFMPSESFKVLGTDGFGRSDSRANLRRHFEVNAGYVVVAALSELAKRGDIDSSVVVDAIAKFDIDADKINPLYA, encoded by the coding sequence ATGTCTGAAGTCATGAAAAATGACGTGGATGTACTGGAAACTCAAGATTGGCTAGAAGCGCTTGAATCAGTCGTTCGTGAAGAAGGTGTAGAACGCGCACAGTTCTTACTTGAAACAGTGTTAGAAAAAGCTCGTTTAGATGGTGTTGATATGCCAACTGGCATCACAACGAACTACATCAACACTATTCCAGCAGCACAAGAACCAGCATACCCAGGTGATGTAACATTAGAGCGTCGTATCCGTTCTATCATCCGTTGGAACGCAATCATGATCGTTCTACGTGCTTCTAAGAAAGATTTAGACCTAGGTGACTACATGGCTTCTTACCAGTCTGCATCTGCTTTCTACGAAGTATGTTTCAACCACTTCTTCCGTGCGCCTAACGACGTTGATGGCGGCGACTTAGTGTACTACCAAGGTCACATCTCTCCAGGGATTTACTCTCGTGCGTTTGTTGAAGGTCGTCTAACTGAAGAGCAGCTAGATAACTTCCGTCAAGAAGTTGATGGTAAAGGTATTCCTTCATACCCACACCCTAAACTAATGCCTGAATTCTGGCAGTTCCCTACTGTATCTATGGGTCTAGGTCCAATTTCTGCTATCTACCAAGCTCGTTTCCTTAAGTACCTTGAAGGCCGTGGTCTTAAAGACACTTCTGCTCAGCGTGTATACGCGTTCTTGGGCGATGGTGAGATGGATGAGCCAGAATCACGTGGTGCTATTTCTTTCGCTGCGCGTGAGAAACTAGACAACCTATGTTTCCTAATTAACTGTAACCTACAGCGTCTAGACGGCCCAGTAATGGGTAACGGCAAGATCATTCAAGAGCTTGAAGGTCTATTTAAAGGTGCTGGTTGGAACGTTGTTAAGGTTATCTGGGGCAACAACTGGGATGCACTATTAGCGAAAGATACGTCTGGTAAGCTTCTACAGCTTATGAACGAGACTATCGATGGTGACTACCAAACATTCAAATCTAAAGATGGTGCATACGTACGTGAGCACTTCTTTGGTAAGTATCCTGAAACAGCTGCACTTGTTTCTGACATGACTGATGAGCAAATCTTCGAATTGAAGCGTGGTGGTCACGATTCTTCGAAACTATTTGCTGCATTTAACAATGCAAAAGAAACAAGCGGTAAGCCAACTGTGATCCTAGCTAAGACTGTTAAAGGTTACGGCATGGGTGAAGCAGCTGAAGGTAAGAACATCGCTCACGGTGTTAAGAAGATGGACATGACTCACGTTCAATACCTACGTGATCGTCTAGGTCTACAAGATCTAATTTCTGACGAAGAAATTAAGTCTCTGCCTTACCTAAAACTAGAAGAAGGCTCTGCTGAGTTTAACTACCTACACGCTCGTCGTGATGCGCTACACGGTTACACACCTAAGCGTAATCCTAAGTTTACTCAAGAATTCCAAGTGCCTGAGCTTGAAGCATTTGCGCCACTACTTACTGAGCAGAAGCGTGAAATCTCAACGACTATGGCTTACGTTCGTGCGCTAAACATTCTTCTTAAAGATAAAGCGATCGGTAAGAATATCGTTCCAATTATCTGTGACGAAGCACGTACATTCGGTATGGAAGGTCTGTTCCGTCAGGTTGGTATCTACAACCCTGAAGGTCAAACTTACACGCCAGAAGATAAAGGCATCGTTTCTTTCTACAAAGAAGCGACATCTGGTCAGGTACTGCAAGAAGGTATCAACGAACTAGGTTCAATGGCATCTTGGGTTGCTGCTGCAACATCTTACAGCACCAACGATCTACCAATGATCCCATTCTACATCTACTACTCAATGTTCGGTTTCCAACGTATTGGTGACATGGCATGGCTAGCAGGTGACCAACAAGCACGTGGTTTCCTATTAGGTGCTACTGCAGGTCGTACAACACTAAACGGTGAAGGTCTACAGCATGAAGATGGTCACAGCCACATTCTTGCAAACACTGTTCCTAACTGTGTTTCTTACGACCCAACATTCGCTTACGAGCTAGCAGTAATCATGCAAGATGGTATCCGCCGTATGTACGGTGAGAACCAAGAAAACATTTACTACTACCTAACAGTGATGAACGAAAACTACGCAATGCCAGCAATGCCAGAAGGCGCTGAAGAAGGCATTCGTAAGGGTATTTACAAGCTTGAGTCTCACGCTGGTGATAAAGCTAAAGTTCAGCTAATGAGCTCTGGTACTATCATGAACGAAGTACGTAAAGCGGCAGAGATCCTAAGCGCAGAGTACGGTGTAGCGTCTGATGTTTACTCTGTAACATCATTCAACGAACTAACTCGTGATGGTCAAGATTGTGAGCGTTACAACATGCTTCACCCAACTGCAGAGAAGAAGGTTCCTTACCTAACAACTGCTATGGGTTCTGAGCCAGCAATCGCTGCAACTGACTACATGAAGAACTACGCTGAGCAAGTACGTGCATTCATGCCATCAGAATCTTTCAAGGTTCTTGGTACTGACGGTTTCGGTCGTTCTGACAGCCGTGCAAACCTACGTCGTCACTTCGAAGTGAACGCAGGTTACGTAGTTGTAGCTGCACTTTCTGAACTAGCTAAACGTGGCGATATCGATAGCTCTGTAGTTGTAGACGCAATTGCTAAGTTCGACATCGACGCTGACAAGATCAACCCGCTATACGCATAA
- the pdhR gene encoding pyruvate dehydrogenase complex transcriptional repressor PdhR, translating into MTYKRIKQPKLSDAIEQELERLILEGILSPGQQLPPERELAKQFDVSRPSVREAIQRLEAKHLLTRRQGGGTFVKEKLWQSFSEPLLDLLATHPETQLDLLESRHALEGLASYFAALRGNDEDFVRIRDCHQRIQEAQQQGDLPAEASAVMQYLIAVTESAHNVVLLHIIRSLAPLLEQNVLQNFELLNRRPEVVEKVRKHRANIVQAIVSGEPEKAREASHAHLAYIEETLLDLSREDSRRERSLRRIQQRKDGLE; encoded by the coding sequence ATGACTTATAAACGCATTAAACAACCTAAGCTTTCCGATGCTATTGAGCAGGAGTTGGAGCGCTTGATCCTCGAAGGGATTTTATCTCCGGGTCAGCAATTACCTCCAGAGCGAGAGTTGGCAAAACAATTCGATGTTTCCCGTCCGTCCGTTCGTGAAGCGATCCAACGTTTAGAGGCAAAACATTTGCTCACTCGTCGCCAAGGTGGCGGGACATTCGTAAAAGAAAAGTTGTGGCAAAGTTTTTCAGAGCCTTTATTGGATTTGTTAGCGACTCATCCGGAAACACAATTAGACTTATTGGAATCTCGCCATGCGCTTGAGGGGTTAGCCTCTTATTTTGCGGCATTGCGAGGTAACGACGAAGATTTTGTTCGCATTCGAGATTGTCACCAGCGTATCCAAGAGGCGCAGCAGCAAGGGGATTTACCGGCTGAAGCATCTGCTGTGATGCAATATCTTATTGCGGTAACAGAATCGGCTCATAACGTGGTGTTGCTACATATCATTCGCAGCTTAGCGCCACTACTTGAGCAAAACGTATTACAAAATTTCGAACTCCTAAACCGCCGACCTGAAGTGGTGGAGAAAGTAAGAAAGCACCGAGCTAATATTGTGCAGGCGATTGTTTCTGGTGAACCAGAAAAGGCCCGTGAAGCATCGCACGCACATTTGGCTTACATCGAGGAAACCTTGTTGGATTTATCGCGTGAAGATAGCAGACGTGAACGCTCTCTTCGTCGGATTCAACAGCGCAAGGACGGGCTAGAGTAA
- the ampD gene encoding 1,6-anhydro-N-acetylmuramyl-L-alanine amidase AmpD translates to MTLMINDDHWVTTARRVLSPFCDTRPTDEMSLLVVHNISLPPGKFGGPYIEQLFTGKLNPNDDPYFEIIHQFRVSAHCLIRRDGEIVQFVPFNQRAWHAGVSKFEERDKCNDFSIGIELEGTDNIPYTDEQYQILTKLTQMLMSRYPAITRERVTSHEFIAPGRKTDPGLSFDWLRFKNKL, encoded by the coding sequence ATGACGTTAATGATTAATGATGATCATTGGGTAACAACGGCAAGGCGTGTACTGTCACCTTTTTGTGACACTCGACCTACAGATGAAATGTCGTTGCTAGTGGTGCATAACATTAGTTTGCCGCCGGGTAAGTTTGGTGGTCCTTATATTGAGCAATTGTTCACGGGGAAATTAAACCCTAACGATGATCCGTATTTTGAAATCATTCATCAATTTCGCGTCTCAGCTCACTGTTTGATCCGTCGAGATGGTGAGATAGTGCAGTTCGTACCGTTTAATCAGCGCGCATGGCATGCTGGCGTATCAAAATTTGAAGAACGTGATAAGTGTAATGATTTTTCGATTGGTATTGAGCTAGAAGGGACGGATAATATCCCTTACACCGATGAGCAATACCAAATTTTAACCAAATTGACTCAAATGTTGATGTCTAGATATCCTGCAATTACACGAGAGCGTGTTACTAGTCATGAGTTTATTGCACCTGGACGCAAGACAGATCCTGGGTTGTCTTTTGACTGGTTACGTTTTAAAAATAAGCTTTAA